One Phocaeicola dorei genomic region harbors:
- a CDS encoding FecR family protein, whose protein sequence is MINSDTQIDEALLLRYFEGEVTLSEKEEIEKWIISSEANKKLAKQIYYLSFATKTMDTLKRTDARAALKEVRGRIRRERQLQWGRWAQRAAAILAIPLLLSTLYLWMNGNEQNKVNFIEIRTNPGMITSTILPDGTHVILNSNSTIVYPSHFDEKSRNVQLNGEAYFEVTKNSRQPFMVRTPQKAVVKVYGTQFNVEAYADDKTITATLVEGSIAMAYENKKSNWTEQEIQPGQEIVYTAAQQQIKIDQADVEVITSWKDGKLIFRDTPFKEVLKMLSKRFDVDFVVKNPKCFEASFTGVLEKQRLGRILEYISVSSNIKFKYAESNNIHQEKQKIEVY, encoded by the coding sequence ATGATAAATTCAGATACCCAAATAGATGAAGCGCTTTTACTCCGTTATTTTGAAGGAGAAGTGACTCTAAGTGAGAAAGAAGAGATTGAAAAATGGATTATCTCTTCCGAAGCAAATAAAAAGCTGGCCAAGCAGATTTATTATCTTTCTTTTGCCACAAAAACAATGGATACCTTAAAACGGACTGATGCACGGGCTGCTTTGAAGGAAGTCAGAGGCAGGATAAGAAGGGAACGACAGCTACAATGGGGGCGATGGGCACAGCGTGCCGCTGCTATTCTTGCCATACCTTTGCTACTGTCTACTTTGTATTTATGGATGAATGGTAATGAGCAGAATAAAGTGAATTTTATAGAGATTCGTACTAATCCGGGAATGATAACTTCTACTATTTTGCCGGATGGAACTCATGTAATTCTTAATTCCAATTCAACTATTGTTTACCCTTCTCACTTTGACGAAAAAAGTCGTAATGTCCAATTGAATGGCGAAGCCTACTTTGAGGTAACAAAGAATTCCCGTCAGCCTTTTATGGTCCGAACGCCGCAGAAAGCTGTTGTAAAAGTTTATGGTACCCAATTTAATGTGGAAGCCTATGCTGATGATAAAACAATAACTGCAACTTTGGTGGAAGGAAGCATTGCCATGGCGTATGAAAATAAGAAAAGTAATTGGACGGAACAGGAAATTCAGCCGGGACAGGAAATTGTTTATACTGCTGCACAGCAACAAATAAAAATTGATCAGGCAGATGTAGAGGTTATCACTTCTTGGAAAGACGGAAAACTTATTTTTCGTGATACTCCATTTAAGGAAGTTCTTAAAATGCTATCTAAACGTTTTGATGTGGATTTCGTAGTAAAGAATCCCAAATGTTTTGAAGCCTCTTTTACCGGTGTACTTGAGAAACAACGCTTGGGACGAATTCTGGAATATATCAGCGTATCTTCAAATATAAAATTTAAGTATGCAGAAAGTAATAATATTCATCAAGAAAAACAGAAAATAGAAGTTTATTAA
- a CDS encoding RNA polymerase sigma-70 factor, whose protein sequence is METTNDNLIDKQLYISMQQGNKKAFDTLFIKYYAMLCAFARSFVSLEDAEEVVQDTMLQIWENRKTNHIDSSVHHYLFKAVKNKCYTLMTRNSLRFQIENILTPDIQELFEDPDFYIIDELTQKIEKAILNLPESYRIAFEMHRFQNKTYQEIAEELNISSKTVDYRIQQALKQLRKELKDYLPLLLFFFAPK, encoded by the coding sequence ATGGAAACCACAAATGATAATTTGATAGACAAGCAACTGTATATATCCATGCAACAGGGCAATAAGAAAGCGTTTGATACTTTATTCATCAAATATTATGCTATGCTTTGTGCTTTTGCCCGCAGTTTTGTTTCATTAGAAGATGCAGAAGAAGTGGTTCAAGATACCATGTTACAGATATGGGAGAATAGAAAAACAAATCATATAGATTCTTCTGTTCATCATTATTTGTTCAAAGCAGTAAAAAACAAATGTTATACCTTAATGACCAGAAATTCTCTTCGATTCCAAATAGAAAATATACTCACTCCAGACATACAGGAACTATTCGAAGATCCTGATTTTTATATTATAGATGAATTAACACAAAAAATAGAAAAAGCAATTCTTAATCTTCCAGAATCCTATCGGATAGCTTTTGAAATGCACCGTTTCCAAAATAAGACCTATCAGGAAATTGCAGAAGAATTAAACATATCTTCCAAAACAGTAGATTACAGAATTCAACAGGCACTAAAACAATTACGGAAAGAATTAAAAGACTACTTACCCTTACTTCTATTCTTTTTTGCCCCTAAATAG
- a CDS encoding DUF6250 domain-containing protein has protein sequence MKNLFLFLFLLVVFTSKAQDNRVSGLNSRQFTKYWKVESESPDYKVTFQGDTAEIVSPKGLTLWRKEKMSGKVTIEYDACVVVESDGDRLSDLNCFWMASDPQYPDNLWKREKWRSGIFLNCYSLQLYYLGYGGNHNSTTRFRRYDGDESGITNPKARPAILKEYTDAGHLLKPNHWYHIKITNENNRVSYYIDGERLVDFRDAEPLREGWFGFRTTLSRTRITNFSYECSSQEVATVPLQWIGETPRQDKAVSFGVPFDKGEVFPENKLRLSAESGEDIPIDTWTLAYWPDGSVKWGGIAGVIPAGTEKLTLEKAVKKSKAKSKLPDTDKKKSVSVAETSQGIHISTGVISAYIPRQGEFLIDSLLYKGVKVGEKARLICHTQSEPVLESTSQVSFTNYIGELKSVTVERAGSVRALVKLEGVHKSPNGREWLPFVVRLYFYGGSEQVKMVHSFVYDGDQNKDFIRALGVRFDVPMREALYNRHVAFSCADGGVWSEPVQPLVGRRILTLDKTGNGESSLQQQQMEGKRIPSYEAFDEKNRALLDHWASWDSYRLSQLTADAFSIRKRANDNNPWIGTFSGTRSEGYAFAGDITGGMGLELHDFWQSYPSSIEISDAKTPVAALTAWIWSPDAEPMDLRHYDNVAHDLNASYEDVQEGMSTPYGIARTTTFTLIPQGGYSGKKAFAEQAKQLAGPGVLMPVPEYLHAKQAFGVWSLPDRSTPFRARVEDRLDAYISFYQKAIEQNKWYGFWNYGDVMHAYDPVRHTWRYDIGGFAWDNTELASNMWLWYNFLRTGRADIWRMAEAMTRHTAEVDVYHIGPNAGLGSRHNVSHWGCGAKEARISQAAWNRFYYYLTTDDRCGDLMTEVKDADQKLYTLDPMRLAQPRSQYPCTAPARLRIGPDWLAYAGNWMTEWERTGNTAYRDKIIAGMKSIVALPNRIFTGPLALGYDPATGIITSECDPKLESTNHLMTIMGGFEVMNEMIRMVDYPEWNEAWLDLAARYKQKAWELRKNRFRISRLLGYAAYHTRNAKMAEEAWTDLFSRLEHTPAPPFHIETILPPEVPAPLDECTSISTNDAALWSLDAIYMQEVIPVDGE, from the coding sequence ATGAAAAATCTGTTTCTGTTTTTATTTTTATTAGTTGTCTTTACGTCAAAGGCACAGGATAATAGAGTATCCGGTTTGAACTCCCGCCAGTTTACTAAATACTGGAAGGTTGAATCGGAATCGCCTGATTATAAAGTGACGTTTCAGGGAGATACCGCTGAGATAGTATCTCCCAAGGGATTGACTCTTTGGAGAAAAGAGAAAATGAGTGGAAAAGTGACCATTGAATATGATGCATGTGTGGTGGTGGAGTCGGATGGAGATCGTCTGAGTGATTTGAACTGCTTCTGGATGGCATCAGACCCTCAATATCCCGATAATTTATGGAAGCGAGAAAAATGGCGTAGCGGTATATTCCTGAATTGTTATTCTTTACAGCTTTACTATTTGGGATATGGTGGTAATCATAACTCTACTACACGTTTCCGTCGTTATGATGGGGATGAGTCGGGTATTACAAATCCTAAAGCCCGTCCTGCTATTCTAAAGGAATATACGGATGCCGGACATTTGCTGAAGCCGAATCATTGGTATCATATCAAGATTACCAACGAGAACAATAGGGTTAGTTATTACATAGACGGTGAGCGTTTGGTGGACTTCAGGGATGCTGAACCGTTACGGGAAGGCTGGTTTGGTTTTCGTACCACTTTGTCGCGTACTCGTATTACAAATTTCAGTTATGAATGCTCATCGCAAGAAGTGGCTACTGTTCCTTTGCAATGGATTGGTGAAACTCCCCGGCAGGATAAGGCCGTAAGTTTCGGAGTGCCTTTTGATAAAGGGGAAGTTTTTCCGGAAAACAAGCTACGGCTATCTGCAGAAAGTGGTGAGGATATTCCTATTGATACTTGGACTTTGGCTTATTGGCCGGATGGTTCTGTAAAGTGGGGAGGAATAGCAGGAGTTATTCCTGCCGGAACAGAAAAATTGACTCTGGAAAAGGCGGTAAAGAAATCTAAGGCGAAATCCAAACTGCCGGATACAGATAAAAAAAAGTCCGTTTCTGTGGCAGAAACATCACAGGGTATTCATATCTCTACCGGAGTCATTTCAGCATATATACCTCGTCAAGGCGAATTTTTGATAGATAGTCTGTTGTATAAAGGTGTGAAAGTAGGAGAAAAGGCTAGGCTTATATGCCATACGCAAAGCGAACCGGTACTTGAAAGTACTTCTCAAGTTTCTTTTACTAATTATATAGGAGAACTGAAATCTGTGACTGTAGAGCGTGCCGGTTCTGTGCGTGCACTTGTTAAATTGGAAGGGGTACACAAAAGTCCGAATGGTCGTGAGTGGTTGCCCTTTGTGGTACGGCTTTATTTTTATGGTGGCAGTGAGCAAGTGAAAATGGTGCATAGCTTTGTATATGACGGAGATCAGAACAAAGATTTTATTCGCGCTTTGGGAGTTCGTTTTGATGTTCCTATGCGTGAGGCTTTATACAATCGCCATGTAGCTTTCTCTTGTGCCGATGGTGGAGTCTGGAGCGAGCCCGTTCAGCCTTTGGTGGGACGACGCATACTTACATTGGATAAAACCGGAAATGGAGAATCTTCGTTACAGCAACAGCAGATGGAAGGAAAACGCATTCCTTCTTATGAAGCTTTTGACGAAAAGAACCGTGCTTTGCTTGATCATTGGGCTTCTTGGGACAGCTATCGTCTGTCCCAACTGACAGCAGATGCATTTTCAATCCGTAAACGTGCCAATGACAATAATCCTTGGATAGGTACTTTTTCCGGTACACGTAGTGAGGGTTATGCTTTTGCCGGAGATATAACCGGAGGCATGGGGCTTGAGTTGCATGATTTCTGGCAGTCTTATCCGTCTTCTATTGAAATCTCGGATGCAAAAACTCCGGTGGCTGCTCTTACCGCATGGATATGGAGTCCGGATGCTGAGCCGATGGACTTGCGCCATTATGATAATGTTGCTCATGACTTGAATGCCAGTTACGAAGATGTGCAAGAAGGAATGAGCACCCCTTACGGGATTGCCCGTACAACGACTTTTACCTTGATACCTCAGGGTGGTTATAGCGGGAAGAAAGCTTTTGCAGAACAAGCTAAACAACTTGCCGGACCGGGAGTGCTGATGCCTGTACCTGAATATTTGCATGCCAAGCAGGCATTTGGTGTTTGGAGCCTTCCCGATCGTAGTACTCCTTTCCGTGCCCGGGTGGAAGACAGGCTGGATGCTTATATCAGCTTCTATCAAAAAGCGATAGAACAAAACAAATGGTATGGCTTTTGGAATTATGGGGATGTGATGCATGCATACGATCCTGTCCGCCATACCTGGCGTTATGACATCGGAGGTTTTGCATGGGATAACACGGAACTGGCTTCTAATATGTGGCTATGGTATAATTTCCTGCGTACCGGACGTGCTGATATCTGGCGCATGGCAGAAGCCATGACCCGTCATACGGCGGAAGTGGATGTATATCATATCGGTCCGAATGCAGGATTGGGTAGCCGGCACAACGTCAGTCATTGGGGATGTGGAGCTAAAGAAGCACGGATCAGTCAGGCTGCCTGGAATCGTTTCTACTATTATCTTACTACGGACGACCGATGCGGTGATTTAATGACCGAGGTAAAAGATGCCGATCAGAAATTGTACACGCTGGACCCCATGCGTCTGGCGCAACCTCGCAGTCAGTATCCTTGTACGGCACCTGCACGTCTCCGTATCGGTCCCGACTGGTTGGCATACGCCGGAAACTGGATGACTGAATGGGAGCGTACCGGCAATACGGCTTATCGTGACAAAATTATAGCCGGGATGAAAAGTATTGTGGCACTGCCCAACCGTATCTTTACAGGTCCGTTGGCTTTAGGTTATGATCCGGCTACAGGGATTATTACCAGCGAATGTGATCCCAAGTTAGAAAGTACAAATCATTTGATGACTATCATGGGAGGTTTTGAAGTCATGAATGAAATGATCCGTATGGTTGATTATCCCGAATGGAATGAGGCATGGCTTGATCTTGCCGCCCGTTATAAGCAGAAAGCATGGGAGTTAAGGAAGAATCGTTTCCGTATATCCCGTTTGTTGGGATATGCAGCCTATCATACCCGTAATGCAAAAATGGCGGAAGAGGCTTGGACAGATTTGTTTTCCCGCTTGGAACATACTCCGGCTCCACCTTTCCATATAGAAACTATTCTTCCGCCGGAAGTTCCCGCTCCTTTGGATGAATGTACAAGTATCAGTACCAATGATGCCGCCCTTTGGAGTCTGGATGCCATTTATATGCAGGAAGTGATTCCGGTGGATGGTGAATAA
- a CDS encoding rhamnogalacturonan acetylesterase, with translation MKGNKLCLCFLLAAGVGLGAHAQNKIAAPMKDVNQVVDNTLDSLNVARSARPVSGSSRKGDNPVLFLVGNSTMRTGTLGNGNNGQWGWGYFEHEYFDENKITVENHALGGTSSRTFYNRLWPDVLKGVRKGDWVIIELGHNDNGPYDSGRARASIPGIGKDSLNVTIKETGAKETVYTYGEYMRRFIHDVKKKGAYPVLMSLTPRNAWEDADSTIITRVNQTFGLWAKQVAKKARIPFIDLNDISARKFEKFGKEKVKYMFYLDRIHTSAFGARVNAESAAEGIRNYKGLELARYLKPVEKDTVTGATRKKGNPVLFTVGDSTVKNTDKDENGMWGWGSVIHELFDTERISVENHAKAGRSARTYLDEGRWDKIYHALQPGDFVLIQFGHNDAGDINTGKARAELPGSGNESKVFKMEKTGSYQVVYSFGWYLRKFIMDVKEKGAVPIVLSHTPRNKFDNGEIERNTNSFGKWTREAAEAAGAYFIDLNKISGDKLQDMGYNQGLRVVGTYFNHDHTHTSLKGARMNARSIADGLKATDCPLKDFLK, from the coding sequence ATGAAAGGAAATAAACTTTGTTTATGCTTTTTGTTAGCTGCCGGAGTAGGATTGGGAGCACATGCTCAAAATAAAATAGCTGCTCCGATGAAGGATGTGAACCAAGTCGTTGATAATACGCTTGATAGTTTAAATGTGGCGCGTTCTGCCCGTCCTGTTTCAGGTTCTAGCCGGAAAGGGGATAATCCGGTGTTGTTCCTTGTTGGAAATTCAACGATGCGTACCGGTACTTTGGGCAATGGAAATAACGGTCAATGGGGATGGGGATATTTTGAACACGAGTATTTTGATGAAAATAAGATAACTGTTGAAAATCACGCATTGGGAGGAACCAGTAGCCGTACTTTTTATAACCGGTTATGGCCTGATGTCTTGAAAGGAGTTCGTAAAGGTGACTGGGTTATCATAGAATTGGGGCATAATGACAATGGTCCGTACGATAGTGGCCGTGCCCGTGCCTCTATTCCGGGAATTGGCAAAGACAGTCTGAATGTGACTATTAAAGAGACAGGAGCAAAAGAAACCGTATATACGTATGGGGAATATATGCGTCGTTTTATTCATGATGTGAAGAAAAAAGGTGCTTATCCTGTTTTGATGTCTCTGACTCCTCGTAACGCTTGGGAAGATGCAGACAGCACTATTATTACCCGGGTGAATCAGACATTTGGATTATGGGCGAAGCAGGTAGCTAAAAAAGCGAGAATTCCTTTTATTGATCTGAATGATATCTCGGCACGCAAATTTGAGAAATTCGGCAAAGAAAAAGTAAAGTATATGTTCTATCTGGACCGTATTCACACAAGTGCTTTTGGCGCGCGTGTCAATGCAGAATCTGCAGCCGAAGGAATCCGTAATTATAAGGGGTTGGAACTGGCGCGTTATTTGAAACCGGTAGAAAAAGATACGGTTACGGGGGCTACCCGTAAAAAGGGGAATCCTGTATTGTTTACGGTGGGAGACAGTACAGTGAAGAATACTGATAAAGATGAAAATGGCATGTGGGGATGGGGAAGTGTTATTCACGAACTGTTTGACACAGAAAGAATTTCTGTAGAGAATCATGCGAAAGCGGGCCGCAGTGCGCGTACTTATTTAGATGAAGGGCGTTGGGATAAAATCTATCATGCACTTCAGCCGGGAGATTTTGTTTTGATACAATTCGGACATAATGATGCAGGTGACATAAACACAGGGAAAGCGCGTGCGGAATTACCCGGTTCAGGAAATGAAAGCAAGGTCTTCAAAATGGAGAAAACCGGCAGCTATCAAGTGGTTTATTCTTTCGGCTGGTATTTGCGTAAGTTTATTATGGATGTAAAAGAAAAGGGAGCTGTTCCTATTGTCCTGAGTCATACACCCCGCAATAAGTTTGATAATGGTGAGATAGAGCGCAATACAAATTCTTTTGGTAAATGGACGCGTGAAGCGGCAGAAGCGGCCGGGGCTTATTTTATAGATTTGAATAAAATATCAGGAGACAAGCTCCAAGATATGGGATACAATCAAGGTTTGCGTGTAGTAGGAACGTATTTCAATCATGACCATACCCATACCTCTTTGAAAGGTGCCCGTATGAATGCCCGGAGTATTGCTGACGGGCTGAAAGCTACGGACTGTCCGTTAAAAGATTTTTTAAAGTAA
- a CDS encoding rhamnogalacturonan lyase: MKHWIMMNMLLLVGSIFAFSQPYSGEKLSRGLIGIPTEDGMYFSWRMTLEDAAGLQFDLYRSSGGGAEVKLNKEPIDRTSDFLDRTVDYTVDNRWTLKATTGEVAIWTRLKGEERNPYLSVPVCKPEDGEIAGESFTYTANDCSVGDLDGDGEYEIILKWFPSNSKRPPQRGFTGNTYLDAYKMDGTRLWRIDLGPNVRSGAATTNFLVFDFDGDGCAEICCKTGDGTVDGLGHRIGDAQADWRTWDKKSPTYGKIVNGPEYLTVFEGRTGKELDSKEYIPTRYPLDGWGGVGGNCGNDNTGGRSDRFTAGVAFLDGKTPSPVMVRGWYGRTVVAAWTFTNGALKHTWTFDSAAPGWEAYSGMGNHSVTVADFDGDGCDEICVGAMTVDHDGKGLFTTGLRHGDALHAGRFIPSRQGMQVFGVHENEGDNEIVKRTPAVAMFDGATGEIIWQDGLGQDAGRGVAADIDPRYDGAECWCNIGGLRRGDTGEIISNRKPDSCNFTIYWDADPLAELLDHVSISKWNWNTESTDLLLKAERVVSNNGTKGNPCLSGDILGDWREEVIWASEDQTELRIYSTTIPAVDRRATWMNDRQYRLAIAWQNVAYNQPPHSSF; encoded by the coding sequence ATGAAACATTGGATTATGATGAATATGCTTCTGCTTGTCGGAAGCATATTCGCTTTTTCCCAACCTTACAGTGGAGAAAAGCTTTCAAGAGGATTGATTGGAATTCCTACAGAGGATGGAATGTATTTTAGCTGGCGCATGACCTTGGAGGATGCAGCCGGATTACAATTTGATTTATACCGTAGTTCCGGTGGAGGTGCGGAGGTGAAATTAAATAAAGAACCGATAGATCGGACTTCCGATTTTTTAGACCGTACGGTTGATTATACGGTGGATAATCGTTGGACTTTAAAAGCAACTACCGGGGAAGTCGCTATCTGGACCCGTCTGAAAGGAGAGGAACGGAATCCTTATTTAAGTGTTCCTGTTTGTAAACCGGAAGACGGAGAAATAGCAGGTGAATCATTCACTTATACAGCTAATGATTGTAGTGTAGGTGATCTGGATGGTGATGGAGAGTATGAGATTATTTTAAAATGGTTTCCTTCTAATTCAAAGCGACCGCCACAACGTGGCTTTACCGGTAATACCTATTTGGATGCATATAAAATGGATGGAACAAGATTGTGGCGTATTGATTTGGGACCGAATGTACGTTCCGGAGCAGCCACTACTAATTTCCTGGTCTTTGATTTTGATGGAGATGGATGTGCGGAAATCTGTTGTAAGACAGGAGATGGTACTGTCGACGGACTGGGACATCGGATAGGAGATGCCCAAGCCGACTGGAGGACATGGGATAAAAAAAGTCCTACGTATGGTAAGATAGTAAATGGCCCGGAATACCTCACGGTTTTTGAGGGACGTACTGGAAAAGAACTGGATTCGAAAGAATATATTCCAACCCGTTATCCCTTGGATGGTTGGGGAGGTGTCGGTGGTAATTGTGGTAATGACAATACTGGTGGTCGTTCAGACCGTTTTACAGCTGGAGTAGCTTTTCTGGATGGAAAAACTCCTTCACCTGTCATGGTAAGAGGATGGTACGGACGGACGGTGGTGGCTGCATGGACTTTTACAAACGGGGCATTGAAACATACATGGACTTTTGATAGTGCGGCACCGGGTTGGGAGGCCTATTCGGGCATGGGAAATCATAGTGTGACCGTAGCGGATTTTGATGGTGATGGTTGTGATGAAATCTGCGTGGGGGCTATGACTGTAGACCATGATGGTAAAGGACTGTTTACTACGGGCTTGCGTCACGGGGATGCTTTACATGCCGGACGTTTTATTCCTTCCCGTCAAGGTATGCAGGTTTTTGGCGTGCATGAAAATGAAGGCGATAATGAAATTGTAAAGCGTACTCCTGCCGTAGCTATGTTTGATGGAGCGACCGGAGAAATTATCTGGCAGGATGGTTTGGGACAAGATGCCGGTCGTGGAGTAGCTGCCGATATTGATCCGCGTTATGATGGAGCAGAGTGTTGGTGCAACATAGGAGGTTTGAGAAGAGGGGATACCGGAGAAATAATCAGTAATAGAAAGCCTGACTCCTGCAATTTTACCATTTATTGGGATGCCGATCCCTTAGCGGAACTACTGGATCATGTTTCCATCAGTAAATGGAATTGGAATACGGAAAGTACAGATTTATTATTGAAAGCCGAGAGAGTTGTTTCCAATAATGGAACAAAAGGTAATCCGTGTTTGTCGGGTGATATTTTAGGAGATTGGCGGGAAGAGGTTATTTGGGCCTCCGAAGACCAGACAGAATTACGTATTTATTCTACTACCATACCGGCTGTGGACAGACGTGCCACATGGATGAATGACCGTCAGTACAGGTTGGCGATAGCTTGGCAGAATGTAGCGTATAACCAACCGCCGCACTCTAGTTTCTAG